A window of Methylomonas sp. 11b genomic DNA:
TAACGCGACGGCTTTTAATGTCGGTTCTCGCACCGACAGGCGAGATACTTTCGCTACGAAAACCATCCTTGGTTTTCGCCCTTCGGGCCAGCCTATCGGCTGTTCAAATTCGTCCCAGACGAATTTGTGCTTGTCCAAAGAAAAGTATCCAAAAGAAAAGACACCCGGATGCGGCTTATTCCCTGCGCTCCTCACTTTTGAACGGGGTCGCCGAAAGGGGCTTCCTGCCCCTTCGGCAACGCACCGCATCCCTGCGGCGCCCCTACCGGGCTGCTCACTCGGTAGATCCCTATACCTCGCCCTTCGGGTGCTTCGCATGCAAATCGGCTATCCTGCCGATTTGTCCGTTCAAAAGTTCCGGTGCTCGGCGCGGCATGCGGGGCAAAATCACTCCGACGCGCCAAGGCTTTTAACTATTCACGAGCTACCCCCAACCCAATCTATTCATCCCAGCCTTCCTCTTCCATCGCATTAAAACGCTCAGGACTCGGTCCCTTGTGTTGGTTGATGGCTTTTGCCAACCAACTGGACGGGCCGGCTTTCATTTCGGCCTGTAAATCCGCTATCAGATCCTTGATGGTGCTGCCTTCGTGAACTTTGATCGGCTGAATGCCTTGCGCGACGATTTGTTTCACTGCCGAGGCGCCAATGGCCAGGCAATACACAGCCGCGCAGCCTTCCAGCAACTGAATCTTTACAGACAACTTGTCTTCGTTGCCGTCCTGCGCGAGTTCGCCAAATTGCGCAGCTTCCATGAATTCGGACTGTTCCGGATCCACAGCGTAAACAGCAAACGATTTGGCCGAACCAAAATGCTGGTCCACATGCGCCATGTCGGTAGTGGCAAAAGCAACTTTAATAGCGGTTTCCATAGGCATCCTCTGTTCGTGGGTATGCAAAACGTGAATGCGGCGGGCTAATGACATGACGGCGAGCACGCTTGACGTTCGGATTCGGGTTTTTGCGCATAAGGCGAGTAGTACGGCTCGATCTCTTCGTGAGCAAAATTAATCACCAGATTGGCTAAATCGAACAAGGTTTGTCGAGTACCCCGATAGCCAATCCAGGTTTTTTGATAGCCGCCAATGATGTCGTAGAGCGGAAAGCCGATACGCAAAATCGGGATGCCCAGCCGTTCGGCACTAGCGACGGCGTGCGAGTTGCCGATCAGCAATTGCGCTTTGCGCTCTTTCGCCATCACTTCCAAATCTTCCAGGTCGCCGATCTTGATGCTGTCCACTGGTGCGGTCGCCAGCACCGGGGTATTGCCGGCGCAGATCGCGGTAACCACCTCCGCGCCCATGCCTTGCACCAAATGAATCAAGGCATTGAGCTGATCCGGATCGGCAGCGATAGCCACCCGCAGTTGACCGAGCATGAAATGGGTATCTAGCATCGCATCCTGCAATTGCGCACGTTGCCGTTCAATCTTTTGCGGCACCGGCATTTCGCTGATGTCAGCTAGCGTAGTGATCAAGGCGTCGTTAGCCTGCAGGCCATAAAGATGATCAAAATAGAAACTGGGGACGCCGGTTTTTTCCTGCAAGAGTTCGCCGGATTTACGCAGTGACGCACCGATTATCAAGCTGGCTCTGGCCTCGCCCAAGGTCGCCAGTTCGGAGACCGGCGTACCGCCTATAGTCACCGGCGAAAAGTCATCGTCGGTTAAGCTCCCATCCAGGGAGTCGGATAAGTCAGGCACCAGCACAGGCCGTAAATTGAATTGCTCGATCAAATCGCGCAAGGCTTCCAGATCGCCCGGCGTCAACATGGGGCTGACCAAACAATTGACCTGGCGTTGGCGATTACAGGGTTTGGTACCGGCAGTTTCCGCGTCCGGCACCAAGGCCTTGACGATTTCGTAAATAGTTGCTGCGTAACCGGTTTCCACGCAGCCGGTAAAGTCCGGAGTATTGACTGCCACCACGGCGACATGCGCGTATTCCGGATAACGTTCACGAAACTCGCGAACGTTGCGATGTACGTCGCAGCCTTGAGTTTCTGCCAAACCGGTAGTCAAAACCGCGATCAAGGCTGGGTTGGATTTTTCGGCAATCGCTTTGATGCCCTCAATCACATTTTCGTCCGCACCCAACACCGAACTAGCTTGATCCATCGCGGTGGTTTGCAACGGAATAGGTTCGCGAAAGTGCCTGACAAAAAACACCTTGGCAAACGCGGTGCAACCTTGTGAACCGTGCAGCATCGGGATCGCCCGATCAAAGCCCAAGCAAGCCAAGGAACCACCGGTAGGCTGACTAGCCTTTAGGGGATTGACCGACAGGGCTTTATTGCGTTTGACGATTTCGGCCATGTTATGCCGCCTGAGCCGATAAGGGCTCTGCTTGAATCTCTGCGGCAGCTGACTTTTTCAGGCCGCCAGTGCGCCAAGGCGGTGTGGCCCGCACGGCTTCCCAAACCGGGCTTTCCAAGGTCAAGGCCAATTGTCTGACCAGCTCCAGCATACCTTGATAGCCTTCGTAGCCGAACTCGCGCTCTTGGTTGATGTCCAGGAACGGGATGCGCGCTTTCAACGCTGTGTACATATTTCGGCCACCGGCGATCAAAATGTCGGCTTTGTAATCGGCGACCACTTTTAACAAGGCTTTCGGGCTGCCGTCTTCTATCATTAAGGTGTCTTCGCCCATCAGCTCACGAATCCGCGCCTTGTCTTCTTCGGTGGATTTTTTGGTACCGGTGGCAACTACCACCATGCCCAAATCCTGTAGCGCCGAGATCACCGACCAGCTTTTCACGCCGCCGGTAAACAGCAACACGCGTTTGCCTTTTAGGCGTTCTCTCCAGGGCGCCAAGGCTTCGCGGATGCGGTTTTCTTCCCTGGCGATGATGGCTTCGGTGCGCTCGATTAAATCAGGATCGTTTATTACCCTGGCGAAGTCGCGCAAGGCTTGGCTAGTATCGGTAATGCCGTAAAAACTGCCTTCGAACCACGGCGTGCCGTAGCTTTGTTGCAGCTTGCGGGCCACGTTGACCATGGCTTTGGAGCAGACCATCATATTAACTTCGGCTTTGTGCATGGTTTGCACTTCGCGGAAACGGGCATCGCCGGACAGGGTACACAATACGCGCAGACCCATTTCGTCCAGCAACGGCAGCACATGCCAGAACTCGCCGGCGATGTTGTATTCACCCACCAGATTGACGTCATGCACCTTGATGCCTGGCCGTTCGGTACCAGGCGGTAATGGGTCGGGATCGCGGGTGCCGATCACATGGTTGACCATCGCGTCACCGGCAATCCGGTTACCCAAGTTTTTGGTGCCGTAGAAACCAGCGCAATCAATAGGCACAACCGGCACACCCCATCGCTCGGCAGCTGATTTGCAGGTGGCATTAATATCGTCGCCCACCAAAGCCGGCACGCACGTGTTATAGATAAACACGGCCGGCGGGTTATAGGTCTCGATGGCTTGTTTGATGGCGTGGAACAGGCGTTTTTCGCTACGCCCCATCACCA
This region includes:
- the nifX gene encoding nitrogen fixation protein NifX codes for the protein METAIKVAFATTDMAHVDQHFGSAKSFAVYAVDPEQSEFMEAAQFGELAQDGNEDKLSVKIQLLEGCAAVYCLAIGASAVKQIVAQGIQPIKVHEGSTIKDLIADLQAEMKAGPSSWLAKAINQHKGPSPERFNAMEEEGWDE
- the nifN gene encoding nitrogenase iron-molybdenum cofactor biosynthesis protein NifN, yielding MAEIVKRNKALSVNPLKASQPTGGSLACLGFDRAIPMLHGSQGCTAFAKVFFVRHFREPIPLQTTAMDQASSVLGADENVIEGIKAIAEKSNPALIAVLTTGLAETQGCDVHRNVREFRERYPEYAHVAVVAVNTPDFTGCVETGYAATIYEIVKALVPDAETAGTKPCNRQRQVNCLVSPMLTPGDLEALRDLIEQFNLRPVLVPDLSDSLDGSLTDDDFSPVTIGGTPVSELATLGEARASLIIGASLRKSGELLQEKTGVPSFYFDHLYGLQANDALITTLADISEMPVPQKIERQRAQLQDAMLDTHFMLGQLRVAIAADPDQLNALIHLVQGMGAEVVTAICAGNTPVLATAPVDSIKIGDLEDLEVMAKERKAQLLIGNSHAVASAERLGIPILRIGFPLYDIIGGYQKTWIGYRGTRQTLFDLANLVINFAHEEIEPYYSPYAQKPESERQACSPSCH
- the nifE gene encoding nitrogenase iron-molybdenum cofactor biosynthesis protein NifE, giving the protein MKSTKDIAELLDEPACEHNKKEKSGCAKPKPGSAAGGCAFDGAQIALLPIADVAHIVHGPIACAGSSWDNRGTRSSGSELYRIGMTTDLTEQDVVMGRSEKRLFHAIKQAIETYNPPAVFIYNTCVPALVGDDINATCKSAAERWGVPVVPIDCAGFYGTKNLGNRIAGDAMVNHVIGTRDPDPLPPGTERPGIKVHDVNLVGEYNIAGEFWHVLPLLDEMGLRVLCTLSGDARFREVQTMHKAEVNMMVCSKAMVNVARKLQQSYGTPWFEGSFYGITDTSQALRDFARVINDPDLIERTEAIIAREENRIREALAPWRERLKGKRVLLFTGGVKSWSVISALQDLGMVVVATGTKKSTEEDKARIRELMGEDTLMIEDGSPKALLKVVADYKADILIAGGRNMYTALKARIPFLDINQEREFGYEGYQGMLELVRQLALTLESPVWEAVRATPPWRTGGLKKSAAAEIQAEPLSAQAA